A DNA window from Ignavibacteriales bacterium contains the following coding sequences:
- a CDS encoding S8 family peptidase: protein MSQHLLRYIFLFGIILLILTANAFGQKEKYWVFFTNKGYSTQSTGLLQKDSRENEIVESYLDKHALARRAKTLPAGHLTDAADIPIYEPYIKSIEQAGGILARQSRWLNAASFYLSLTLKNEILKLPFVQKVQPVIIFRGKSIQQKISDAQSEIMKQQSFDYGRSAAQLNVINVPPLHTLGLTGKGVRIGLLDSGFRWKTHEALSSRKIIAEHDFIFNDNNTANEKNDSNNQDAHGTLTFSIIAGYQLGKLIGASFDSEFLLGKTEYIPSETIQEEDNWVAGIEWMESLGVDIISSSVGYDIFDDGTGYYWANGDFNGRTSLVARAAVRATQFGVLVCTSMGNEGNGNGTEGTLLTPADADSIISVGGVEFDKNNNLHLWQSSSTGPTNDGRIKPDAVALAVGVYHATVPGPATYGSSQGNSVSTPLVAGAAALILSARPELTPIQIRNAIRETARHVDTLNYPSFPNNFLGWGLVDAFRAATYYGPIFSNEPSVITRSGKSIVSVHAISSYGLNPDSVLIHFTDGSKADRTLTMVLDSSAYFSTSGKYIIEIPEEQLGTAIKFYITAVDSAGKSFQTPAPSQDRFWWIYYGIPGLQSEPQIVRTISLQQNFPNPFYSAQSFPGGWIPGNITVIPFELTKTEKVIIKIYNMLGEEIDEVANGIYGAGRNSVVWNAARFPSGIYFYRLSTSAMSTTKKMVFLR from the coding sequence ATGTCGCAACACCTTCTCAGGTATATTTTTCTATTTGGAATTATTCTCCTGATATTGACTGCAAATGCTTTCGGTCAGAAAGAAAAATATTGGGTTTTCTTCACGAATAAGGGGTACTCAACTCAATCTACCGGATTGCTTCAAAAAGACTCACGAGAAAATGAAATCGTTGAATCGTATCTCGATAAGCACGCCCTGGCGCGCAGAGCAAAAACATTACCTGCCGGTCATTTAACAGATGCAGCAGACATTCCTATTTATGAACCATATATAAAATCTATTGAACAAGCGGGAGGTATTCTTGCACGCCAAAGCAGATGGCTAAATGCGGCAAGTTTTTATCTTTCATTGACTCTAAAAAATGAAATCCTAAAACTTCCGTTCGTTCAGAAAGTTCAACCGGTAATAATATTCCGTGGAAAATCTATTCAACAAAAAATTAGCGATGCTCAATCGGAGATAATGAAACAACAATCTTTTGATTACGGCAGATCGGCGGCGCAGTTGAATGTTATAAACGTACCGCCTTTACATACACTCGGCTTAACAGGCAAAGGTGTTCGTATCGGATTGTTAGACAGTGGTTTCAGATGGAAAACTCATGAGGCATTAAGTTCCCGCAAAATAATCGCAGAACATGATTTTATTTTCAACGATAACAATACAGCGAACGAAAAGAACGACAGCAACAATCAGGATGCGCACGGAACGCTCACATTTTCTATCATTGCAGGTTACCAGCTGGGTAAACTTATCGGTGCTTCTTTCGACTCGGAATTTCTTTTAGGAAAAACTGAATACATTCCAAGCGAGACAATTCAAGAAGAAGATAACTGGGTTGCCGGAATTGAATGGATGGAATCGTTGGGCGTTGATATTATCAGCAGTTCGGTTGGTTACGATATTTTTGATGATGGAACAGGTTATTACTGGGCGAACGGTGATTTTAACGGCAGAACATCACTTGTAGCTCGTGCTGCGGTTCGCGCCACGCAATTCGGCGTACTCGTATGTACATCAATGGGTAACGAAGGAAATGGAAACGGCACCGAGGGAACTTTATTAACACCGGCAGATGCAGACAGCATTATTTCAGTAGGTGGTGTTGAGTTCGATAAAAATAACAATTTACATTTATGGCAATCAAGCTCAACCGGACCAACAAACGATGGAAGAATTAAACCCGATGCTGTTGCTCTCGCAGTTGGTGTATACCACGCCACAGTTCCGGGACCCGCAACATACGGATCATCACAAGGTAACTCAGTGTCAACACCGCTTGTTGCGGGTGCAGCGGCATTGATTCTTTCTGCCAGGCCGGAATTAACGCCGATTCAAATTCGCAACGCGATTCGTGAAACCGCCAGACATGTGGACACTCTTAACTATCCTTCTTTCCCGAACAATTTTCTTGGATGGGGATTGGTAGATGCTTTCCGCGCGGCAACATATTATGGACCGATTTTCTCTAATGAACCATCAGTTATTACACGCTCAGGAAAGAGTATCGTTTCTGTTCACGCAATCTCATCATACGGTTTGAATCCGGACAGTGTATTAATTCATTTTACTGATGGTAGTAAGGCCGATCGTACATTAACGATGGTGCTCGACTCATCCGCATATTTTTCTACTTCGGGAAAATACATTATCGAAATTCCCGAAGAACAATTAGGCACAGCGATCAAGTTTTATATAACCGCCGTAGACAGTGCCGGAAAATCTTTTCAAACTCCTGCTCCTTCGCAAGATCGGTTTTGGTGGATTTATTATGGAATTCCCGGATTACAATCGGAACCTCAAATCGTCAGAACGATTTCGCTTCAGCAGAATTTTCCAAATCCGTTTTACTCGGCTCAAAGTTTTCCGGGTGGATGGATCCCCGGTAATATTACCGTAATTCCTTTCGAGTTAACGAAAACAGAAAAAGTGATCATAAAAATTTATAATATGCTCGGCGAAGAAATAGATGAAGTAGCAAACGGTATATACGGCGCGGGCCGCAATTCGGTTGTCTGGAATGCGGCACGATTTCCCTCGGGTATTTATTTTTACAGATTGTCTACTTCTGCCATGAGCACTACAAAAAAAATGGTATTTTTGCGATAA
- the uvrA gene encoding excinuclease ABC subunit UvrA, translating into MEQDKLIIKGARVHNLKNIDVEMPRDQLIVITGLSGSGKSSLAFDTIYAEGQRRYVESLSAYARQFLGVMERPDVDYIDGLSPAISIEQKTVSHNPRSTVGTVTEIYDYLRLLFARVGVQHCYKCGKIVQKQSVDQIIDSVMSYKSGTKIQILAPVVRGRKGHYKELFEEILRDGFLRVRIDGEIKEITKGMQTGRYKIHNIEIVVDRLFTNSDMRSRIAGSIETALQMGSGLVIIDADGADHLYSQHLACIECGISYDEPAPNSFSFNSPYGSCPTCSGLGETREFDIRLIMPDSNLSINQSGLAPIGKPRETWLWSQVRAVAKKYNIDLDIPIKNISKENIELLLNGTGDEKLEIIYTHPSGRSVTYKQRYSGIIKTLQHYWDETSSEGMRQWIEAYMNTTPCHECKGGRLRKESLAIKLIDLKTKKETTIQTAVNFSIKKALDFFSNLSLTERQKEIAHQILKEINQRLKFLLNVGLDYLSLDRSARTLSGGEAQRIRLATQIGTQLVGVLYILDEPSIGLHQRDNIKLINSLKELRDLGNTVIVVEHDKEMILSADYVVDLGPGAGEHGGHVVTVGKPNQFKNKISKVKNGSRGKSTKSLTALYISGKEKIEVPQIRRNGNGKNIQLKNCNGNNLQSIDLHVPLGKFVCVTGVSGSGKSSLITDTLYRILARKFYHSKDVPLPHKSIEGLQHIDKVIDIDQSPIGRTPRSNPATYTGLFTFIRDLFTQLPEAKMRGYKQGRFSFNVKGGRCEECEGDGVRKIEMNFLPDVYVLCDVCGGKRYNRETLEILYKEKSIADLLNMTVEDALEFFKDNPRIQRKLQTLFDVGLGYIRLGQQATTLSGGEAQRVKLSTELSKIGTGKTFYILDEPTTGLHFEDIRMLLSVLNKLVDKGNTVLVIEHNMDVIKTADWIIDLGPEGGDEGGYIIAQGTPEDVAKNNKSYTGQFLKKELF; encoded by the coding sequence TTGGAACAAGATAAATTAATAATTAAAGGGGCGCGTGTTCACAATCTCAAGAACATAGATGTTGAGATGCCGCGCGATCAACTCATTGTGATAACCGGACTCTCCGGCTCTGGCAAATCATCGCTTGCTTTCGATACGATCTATGCCGAGGGACAGCGCCGCTATGTTGAATCTCTGTCCGCGTACGCAAGGCAGTTCTTAGGTGTGATGGAACGCCCCGACGTCGATTACATCGATGGACTCAGTCCAGCAATCTCGATCGAGCAAAAAACCGTTTCGCATAATCCCCGCTCAACCGTTGGAACTGTTACAGAAATTTATGATTACCTCCGGCTTCTTTTTGCCCGAGTGGGTGTACAGCATTGTTATAAGTGCGGTAAAATCGTACAAAAACAATCTGTCGATCAGATTATCGATTCGGTCATGAGTTACAAATCGGGGACAAAGATTCAAATTCTCGCGCCGGTTGTTCGGGGCCGCAAAGGGCATTATAAAGAGTTGTTCGAAGAAATTCTGCGAGACGGCTTTCTTCGCGTTCGTATTGATGGTGAGATCAAAGAAATCACCAAAGGAATGCAGACGGGCAGATATAAAATTCATAATATCGAAATAGTTGTAGACCGTCTCTTCACAAATTCAGATATGCGATCCCGCATAGCCGGGTCTATTGAAACCGCTCTACAAATGGGTTCAGGACTCGTAATCATCGATGCCGATGGAGCAGATCATCTTTACAGTCAGCATCTTGCATGCATCGAATGCGGCATTAGCTACGATGAGCCCGCGCCGAATTCTTTCTCGTTCAATTCACCTTACGGTTCGTGCCCAACTTGCAGCGGACTTGGTGAGACAAGAGAATTCGACATACGTTTGATTATGCCGGATAGCAACCTGTCTATTAATCAGTCGGGATTAGCTCCAATCGGTAAGCCGCGCGAAACATGGTTGTGGAGTCAGGTGAGAGCGGTTGCAAAGAAATACAATATCGATCTTGACATTCCCATTAAAAATATCTCCAAAGAAAATATTGAATTATTATTGAATGGGACCGGTGACGAAAAATTAGAAATTATATATACTCACCCTTCAGGCAGATCGGTAACGTACAAACAGCGATATAGCGGCATCATTAAAACGCTTCAACATTACTGGGATGAAACCTCATCAGAAGGCATGAGACAATGGATTGAAGCTTATATGAACACCACACCATGCCATGAATGCAAAGGCGGGCGGTTGCGGAAGGAAAGTTTGGCAATCAAGCTAATCGATTTGAAAACGAAAAAAGAGACTACAATCCAGACGGCGGTAAATTTTTCGATCAAAAAAGCGTTAGATTTTTTTTCGAACCTTTCGCTCACCGAACGACAGAAAGAGATAGCTCATCAAATATTGAAAGAAATAAACCAGCGGCTAAAATTTTTGCTTAACGTCGGTTTGGATTATCTGTCGTTAGACCGCTCCGCGCGCACTTTGTCCGGTGGTGAGGCTCAGCGCATACGTCTTGCGACTCAAATCGGCACACAGCTTGTCGGCGTCCTTTACATACTGGACGAACCGAGTATCGGTTTACACCAGCGTGATAACATCAAATTGATTAACAGCTTGAAAGAGCTCCGCGATTTGGGTAACACAGTAATTGTTGTTGAGCATGATAAAGAGATGATCTTGAGCGCAGATTATGTTGTTGATTTAGGACCGGGCGCAGGAGAGCATGGGGGACATGTGGTTACGGTGGGGAAGCCAAATCAATTCAAAAATAAAATTTCAAAAGTAAAAAATGGAAGTAGAGGTAAAAGTACAAAGTCGCTGACAGCGCTTTATATTTCCGGCAAAGAAAAAATTGAAGTCCCTCAAATACGTCGTAATGGGAATGGTAAAAATATTCAACTTAAAAATTGCAACGGTAACAATTTGCAATCTATTGATCTTCATGTTCCGCTTGGTAAATTCGTATGCGTTACCGGTGTAAGCGGCTCGGGAAAATCCTCTTTGATCACCGACACTCTTTATAGAATTCTTGCCAGGAAATTTTATCACTCGAAAGATGTTCCGCTACCGCATAAATCAATCGAAGGTCTTCAGCATATAGATAAAGTTATAGATATAGATCAATCGCCGATAGGCAGAACACCACGGTCTAATCCGGCAACTTACACCGGATTGTTCACATTCATAAGAGATTTATTTACTCAACTGCCAGAAGCAAAAATGCGCGGTTATAAACAGGGACGATTCAGCTTCAATGTAAAAGGTGGAAGATGTGAAGAATGTGAAGGCGACGGTGTAAGAAAGATAGAAATGAACTTCCTGCCCGATGTCTACGTTCTTTGTGATGTTTGTGGTGGAAAACGTTATAACAGGGAAACGCTTGAAATTTTATATAAGGAAAAATCGATCGCTGATCTGCTCAATATGACAGTTGAAGATGCGCTCGAATTTTTCAAAGATAATCCACGCATTCAGAGGAAGCTCCAAACATTATTTGATGTTGGGCTTGGTTACATCCGCCTTGGTCAGCAGGCAACAACACTTTCCGGCGGAGAAGCGCAGCGCGTTAAACTTTCTACCGAGCTTTCAAAAATCGGGACGGGAAAAACATTTTACATTCTCGATGAACCTACGACTGGATTGCATTTTGAAGATATTCGCATGCTGCTCTCGGTGCTGAATAAACTTGTAGACAAAGGAAATACCGTTCTTGTAATAGAGCATAACATGGATGTAATAAAAACTGCCGATTGGATTATTGATCTCGGACCCGAAGGGGGAGATGAAGGCGGCTATATCATCGCACAAGGCACACCGGAAGATGTGGCAAAGAATAATAAATCGTACACGGGACAATTTTTGAAAAAGGAATTATTTTGA
- a CDS encoding Ig-like domain-containing protein codes for MIIPPHKQLTQIWAAVFCAVAFLFISSCKESEGPAGSKGYDGKGYETLADLFTHPRVIYTYPSNNSRGPYDNYNLFQIRFNKIMDLTSLRKAITFPASDGMISPDTLNFSTVGGDIITFSAADSLGNPVVWKVGASYIIRIGTDASDIYNNHLMAPYSATFSPEPYFRVRTVTPKNMSINTSVTPKISVTFNSQIDSSIFSSIVITPPIALKWSLSSDFRIVASIAANIRLEADTQYNIIIHPSAHDKFGNYLATEFKSTFTTIPYRVSSTSIKNGTTDIPITLGQISFSLTAPIDTSSIKNGIIIEPPIKYYFWGTNGKSYKILFNQSEPFASSTKYTINLTSSIRSVSGKPLVPFTLEFTTAEPR; via the coding sequence ATGATCATTCCTCCTCATAAGCAATTAACGCAAATCTGGGCTGCCGTGTTTTGTGCGGTCGCTTTCTTATTTATAAGTTCTTGCAAAGAATCTGAAGGTCCTGCAGGATCGAAAGGTTACGATGGAAAAGGATATGAAACTCTTGCCGATTTGTTCACACATCCAAGAGTGATTTATACATATCCTTCCAATAATAGTCGTGGTCCTTACGACAATTACAATCTATTTCAAATACGTTTCAATAAAATAATGGATTTAACTTCTCTTCGAAAAGCAATTACCTTCCCCGCGTCTGATGGAATGATTTCGCCGGACACATTGAATTTTTCAACTGTTGGAGGAGACATTATAACCTTTAGCGCTGCTGATTCATTGGGTAATCCGGTTGTGTGGAAAGTGGGCGCCTCTTACATAATTCGGATTGGAACAGATGCGAGTGATATTTATAACAATCATTTGATGGCGCCATATTCGGCAACATTCTCGCCCGAACCATATTTTCGAGTTCGCACTGTTACACCAAAGAATATGTCGATTAATACCAGTGTTACACCAAAAATCAGTGTAACTTTTAATAGTCAAATTGACTCATCAATTTTTTCATCAATAGTTATTACACCACCGATTGCATTAAAGTGGTCTTTGAGTTCAGATTTTCGAATAGTAGCTTCCATAGCTGCGAACATTCGATTAGAAGCCGACACTCAGTATAATATCATCATACATCCTTCCGCTCACGACAAGTTTGGTAACTATCTTGCCACAGAATTTAAATCGACATTCACGACTATTCCTTATAGAGTGTCGTCAACATCTATTAAAAATGGAACGACGGATATTCCAATCACGTTGGGACAAATATCTTTTTCGCTTACAGCCCCAATCGACACTTCATCCATTAAAAATGGAATCATCATAGAGCCGCCCATCAAGTATTATTTTTGGGGAACCAATGGCAAATCATATAAAATATTGTTCAATCAGTCCGAGCCGTTCGCATCATCAACCAAGTACACAATTAATCTGACATCATCCATCAGATCGGTATCAGGCAAACCGCTAGTCCCATTCACATTGGAATTTACCACAGCCGAACCGCGCTGA
- a CDS encoding Ig-like domain-containing protein — MKQHIIFFLGITVFITFSCKGPEGPAGHSGNNSIESLTDPSVQPSVIYTNPPANSVGPYTDFNSTIMLRFNKIMDHNSIRRNVKLYSSIGNIFADTNSFRTIGGDVYTFNAVDSLGQNYSNRWNIGQVCSLKIRPGARDINGNTMMQRYIMTFLPEPMFRVKNINPPSSASNVNVSSSFDIYFNSAVDSSIFPHIHISPPLVGDWFINYYSDSTQTSFNHLQLLEPGTIYYLSIDSLAMDKRGNKLQNIFTSTFYTEPFRATTAYPENGSTNVSPLQLISIGLNGIIDTNTVRGAFSISPSLEGYFIMGGINIAFIPTSVYTASTKYTVTLSTTLGTKSGKHLVEPYIFSFTTGY, encoded by the coding sequence ATGAAGCAGCATATTATCTTCTTTCTGGGAATAACTGTTTTTATAACATTTAGTTGTAAGGGTCCCGAAGGACCTGCGGGTCATTCTGGTAATAATTCGATAGAATCGTTGACAGATCCTTCTGTTCAGCCAAGTGTTATTTATACTAATCCGCCGGCAAACAGCGTTGGACCTTACACGGATTTCAATTCCACCATTATGCTGCGTTTCAATAAAATAATGGATCACAATTCGATTCGGAGAAACGTCAAACTTTATTCATCGATTGGAAATATTTTCGCTGACACCAACAGTTTCCGAACCATAGGCGGCGATGTTTATACCTTCAACGCAGTTGATTCCCTTGGCCAGAATTATAGTAATCGATGGAATATCGGTCAGGTATGTTCTCTCAAAATAAGGCCGGGCGCGAGAGATATTAACGGCAACACTATGATGCAGAGATATATTATGACTTTTTTACCGGAGCCAATGTTTCGCGTAAAAAACATAAATCCGCCTTCATCTGCATCCAACGTGAATGTTTCCTCCTCTTTCGATATCTATTTTAATAGTGCTGTTGATTCATCGATATTTCCGCACATACATATTTCGCCACCGTTAGTAGGCGATTGGTTTATTAATTATTATAGCGATTCAACTCAAACATCATTTAACCACCTGCAACTATTAGAGCCGGGTACAATATATTATCTCAGCATCGATAGTTTAGCAATGGATAAACGGGGAAACAAACTGCAAAACATTTTTACTTCTACTTTTTACACCGAACCATTTCGCGCTACAACAGCATATCCTGAAAACGGGTCAACAAATGTCTCACCATTGCAGTTGATCTCAATAGGATTAAATGGAATTATAGACACAAATACAGTTAGAGGGGCTTTTAGCATTTCGCCATCGCTAGAGGGATATTTCATAATGGGGGGAATTAATATTGCTTTTATTCCAACGTCAGTATACACCGCTTCGACAAAATACACGGTAACTCTTTCGACAACGCTTGGGACCAAATCAGGCAAACATCTTGTTGAACCGTATATATTTTCCTTTACCACAGGATATTGA
- a CDS encoding DUF58 domain-containing protein, with product MELVARLVVEGFITGLHKSPYHGFSVEFAEHRQYMPGDEIKQIDWKIFGRTNRYYIKQFEEETNLKAYIILDASKSMAYASENRISKLNYGSYIAAALAQLMVQQRDAVGFTIYDERVRLYMPPHATKSYLKEILHQLVQLKASNKTSTANSLHTIAERIKRRGLVIIISDFFDNPQEVMSALRHFRHKKNEVIVMQILDPLERNFAFGKDAVFKDLETGEEMMTRPWHIQKAYQEEMRKFIEYYKKECREHNIDYVLLDTATPFDKALFEYLHKRQRIG from the coding sequence ATGGAATTGGTTGCACGCTTGGTTGTGGAAGGTTTTATAACCGGACTGCATAAAAGTCCGTACCATGGTTTCAGCGTAGAGTTTGCAGAACATCGCCAGTATATGCCCGGCGACGAGATAAAACAGATCGATTGGAAAATTTTCGGCCGCACCAACCGTTATTATATCAAACAATTCGAAGAAGAGACAAACCTTAAAGCATACATCATCCTTGATGCAAGTAAATCAATGGCGTATGCTTCGGAAAACCGCATATCTAAACTTAACTATGGTTCATATATCGCTGCGGCGTTGGCGCAGCTTATGGTTCAGCAGCGCGACGCGGTTGGCTTCACAATTTACGATGAACGTGTGCGGTTATACATGCCACCTCACGCAACAAAATCATATCTTAAAGAAATACTGCATCAGCTTGTTCAATTGAAAGCGAGCAACAAAACATCCACAGCGAATTCGCTTCATACAATTGCCGAGAGAATAAAACGACGAGGACTCGTAATCATCATCAGCGATTTTTTTGATAATCCACAAGAGGTGATGTCGGCATTAAGACATTTCAGGCACAAGAAAAATGAAGTGATTGTAATGCAGATACTCGATCCGTTGGAGAGAAATTTTGCGTTCGGAAAAGATGCCGTCTTCAAAGATTTGGAAACCGGCGAAGAAATGATGACACGGCCATGGCATATTCAAAAAGCTTACCAGGAAGAAATGAGAAAATTCATCGAATATTATAAAAAAGAATGCCGCGAGCACAATATAGATTACGTTCTGCTCGACACCGCAACACCATTCGATAAAGCTCTTTTTGAATATTTGCATAAGCGGCAGCGGATAGGATAG
- a CDS encoding tetratricopeptide repeat protein translates to MRIIIYMIALLAIVSCSKKNDSTLYNEGKIAEEKKDFQTAAQLYEEAIDRFQTTAYAESSLLRLSFMYNNDMKDSRKAIQSYHRFITLFPASKHTPTMLFLSGFVYNNELHLLDSAKIAYENFLQKYPEHELAASAKFELETLGKDPGQAFGTETTALSTDNKTGKK, encoded by the coding sequence ATGCGAATCATTATATATATGATAGCTTTATTAGCAATTGTTTCATGTTCAAAAAAAAACGACAGCACTCTTTACAATGAAGGCAAAATTGCAGAAGAGAAAAAAGATTTTCAAACCGCAGCACAGCTTTATGAAGAAGCGATCGATCGCTTCCAAACCACGGCATACGCCGAGAGCTCTCTCCTTCGCTTGTCGTTCATGTATAATAATGACATGAAAGATTCACGCAAAGCGATTCAATCATATCATCGCTTCATAACTCTTTTTCCCGCGAGCAAACACACACCAACTATGCTGTTCCTCTCCGGATTCGTTTACAATAATGAACTTCACCTTCTCGATAGCGCTAAAATTGCTTACGAAAATTTTCTTCAAAAATATCCCGAGCATGAACTAGCGGCTTCAGCAAAATTCGAACTTGAAACCCTGGGAAAAGATCCGGGACAGGCGTTCGGCACCGAAACAACAGCACTGTCAACAGATAATAAGACCGGAAAGAAGTGA
- the thiL gene encoding thiamine-phosphate kinase has translation MPHTKISSIGEFGLIDRIKKIVNIEIDDRLLIDDLLVGISDDAAVFRPKPGKVQLLTTDAFAEGIHFDLTFTSLKHLGWKAIAANISDIAAMGGIPRYATMAISLPQKISVEMVEEFYHGAAAACKKYSCKIVGGDTVASMANTMITVSMTGEADEQKIKTRRAATRGQYLCVTGHLGASVAGLKILTREKERLELASDKEKFLPNLEPYSIALEKHLMPKPRLDISKILTEKVKIGAMIDISDGLASEIHHICNSSNIGAEIYEHNIPLDSITQNISEEFGEPATDYALFGGEEYELLFTISDEEFAKLEKLTSDVTIIGRVTEKEKGITLIREQGEKEPLRFGGWNHFVF, from the coding sequence ATGCCCCATACCAAAATTTCATCAATAGGCGAATTCGGTCTTATAGATCGGATAAAGAAAATTGTCAACATCGAGATTGATGACAGATTGCTTATAGATGATTTATTGGTCGGAATATCCGACGACGCGGCAGTATTCAGACCAAAACCCGGCAAAGTGCAGCTACTCACTACCGATGCGTTTGCCGAAGGCATCCACTTCGATCTTACATTTACTTCTCTAAAACATCTCGGCTGGAAAGCTATCGCTGCTAACATAAGCGATATTGCCGCAATGGGCGGAATTCCAAGGTATGCAACGATGGCAATTTCACTTCCGCAAAAAATCTCTGTCGAAATGGTGGAAGAATTTTATCACGGTGCCGCAGCGGCATGTAAAAAATATTCCTGTAAAATTGTCGGAGGCGACACTGTTGCCTCAATGGCGAACACGATGATTACAGTAAGCATGACGGGCGAGGCAGATGAACAAAAAATAAAAACTCGCCGCGCTGCCACTCGGGGGCAATATTTATGTGTAACCGGACATTTAGGTGCGTCGGTTGCCGGATTAAAAATATTGACGCGTGAAAAGGAACGACTTGAACTTGCAAGCGATAAAGAAAAGTTTTTACCTAATTTAGAACCTTACTCAATCGCATTAGAGAAACATCTGATGCCGAAACCACGACTCGATATTTCCAAAATACTGACTGAGAAAGTAAAAATCGGCGCTATGATAGATATCAGCGATGGACTTGCCTCGGAAATTCATCATATCTGCAACAGCAGCAATATCGGAGCTGAGATTTACGAACATAATATCCCTCTTGATTCAATCACACAGAATATTTCGGAAGAATTTGGCGAACCGGCAACAGATTACGCGCTCTTTGGCGGCGAAGAATATGAATTGCTCTTCACTATCAGCGATGAAGAGTTTGCAAAACTCGAAAAATTGACAAGCGATGTTACAATAATCGGACGGGTTACTGAAAAAGAAAAAGGAATAACTCTTATACGCGAGCAAGGTGAAAAAGAACCGCTCCGATTTGGCGGATGGAATCATTTTGTATTTTAG
- a CDS encoding aminotransferase class V-fold PLP-dependent enzyme — translation MITNRRSFIKQVTGGIIGTWALVSVPEISKARYIISGNQQIPMDDEPFWKIVRDQFPLTHDRIYFNNGTMGPSPFVVREAVKGFIDNIDVSGEYGGWDTARPKLAKFVNVDESEISLTHNVTEGINVVAWGLPLKKGDEVILTNHEHAGNALPWLNRAKYDDIIIKILKPAQTASENLNRINDLITKRTRVIAIPHITCTIGQVFPAKEITKLGHDKRLWVFFDGAHGPGMTMLDLKDIGCDFYATCCHKWMCGPKGTGFLFVRKEMLDVLQAKWIGGGSDIGWDMTVDPPEFKGYVNTAHRYDFGTQNAAIYQGLSAATDFLYHIGMENIVRRGNALSGYLQQELMKLEKVEMLTPVEEQSRGFVVGFRLKNMSYDKFGEHATKNGFRIRLVGENNLNSIRISTHIYNNFEEVNKFIEVVKQI, via the coding sequence ATGATTACAAACCGTAGATCTTTTATAAAACAAGTAACCGGTGGTATTATCGGCACATGGGCTTTGGTTTCGGTTCCTGAAATCTCAAAGGCACGGTATATTATTTCGGGTAATCAACAAATCCCAATGGATGATGAACCATTCTGGAAAATTGTGAGGGACCAATTCCCACTTACACACGATCGTATTTATTTCAACAACGGAACAATGGGTCCTTCTCCTTTCGTTGTCCGAGAAGCAGTGAAAGGATTCATTGATAATATTGATGTATCCGGCGAGTACGGTGGGTGGGACACAGCACGTCCGAAACTTGCTAAGTTTGTGAACGTTGATGAATCTGAGATATCGCTAACGCACAATGTTACCGAAGGAATCAATGTTGTTGCTTGGGGTTTACCGCTGAAGAAAGGTGACGAAGTAATTCTAACCAATCATGAACACGCCGGAAACGCACTACCGTGGTTGAACAGGGCAAAGTACGATGATATCATTATTAAGATTCTGAAACCGGCACAAACTGCTTCAGAAAATCTAAACCGCATTAACGATCTGATAACAAAAAGAACAAGAGTAATTGCTATTCCTCATATCACCTGTACGATCGGACAAGTATTTCCAGCTAAAGAGATAACGAAACTCGGCCACGATAAACGTTTGTGGGTTTTCTTCGACGGGGCTCATGGTCCCGGTATGACGATGCTCGATCTCAAAGATATCGGGTGCGATTTTTACGCGACATGTTGTCATAAGTGGATGTGCGGACCCAAGGGCACCGGATTTCTGTTCGTTCGCAAAGAGATGTTAGATGTTTTGCAGGCAAAATGGATAGGTGGCGGTTCGGATATCGGTTGGGATATGACCGTTGATCCACCTGAATTCAAAGGATACGTAAACACCGCACACCGATATGATTTTGGAACTCAGAATGCCGCCATTTATCAGGGATTGAGCGCCGCGACAGATTTTCTTTATCACATAGGAATGGAGAATATTGTTCGCCGTGGAAATGCTTTGTCGGGTTATCTGCAGCAAGAATTGATGAAATTAGAAAAAGTTGAAATGCTCACACCTGTTGAAGAGCAGTCACGCGGTTTCGTTGTCGGATTCCGTCTGAAGAATATGTCATACGATAAGTTTGGAGAACATGCGACAAAAAACGGTTTTCGCATCCGGCTCGTTGGAGAGAACAATCTGAATTCTATCCGCATCTCGACTCATATTTATAATAACTTTGAAGAAGTGAATAAATTTATAGAAGTAGTAAAACAAATCTGA